The genomic region ATCTTCCGCGTGCCGGCGATTGAGGAGGCGGGGATCAACCGCTTCTACGTGAGCGCGGAGAGCTTTACCCCGGACAACAAGTACATCCTCGGCGAGGCCCCTGAGCTCAAGAACTTCTACGTCGCGACCGGCCTCAACTCCACGGGCATCTCCGCCGGCGCGGGTGTCGGCAGCCTCGTTGCCCAGTGGATCGTCGACGGCCACCCGCCGATGGACCTTACGGACGTCGATATCCGCCGCTTCCACGGCTTCGAGAACTCGCCGAAGTTCCTCCTGGACCGCACGGTGGAGTCGGTCGGGACGATGTACGGGATGCACTGGCCCAACAAGCAGATGACCACCGCCAGGGGCGTCCGACGCTCCGCCATCCACCAGCGGCTGGCCGCGCGCGGCGCGTGCTTCGGCGTCGGCGGCGCGGGCTGGGAACGGCCCAACTGGTACGCGCCCCACGGCGTCGAGCCCAAGTACAGGTACTCCTACCAGCGCCAGAACTGGTTCCAGTACTCCGCCGCCGAGCACCGCTCCGCGCGCGAGGACGTCGCCCTCTTCGACCAGTCGTCCTTCGCGAAGTTCCTTCTGCAGGGCACCCAGGCAGAGCGCCTCCTGCAGACCCTCTGCGCCAACGACGTCGACGTCCCTCCCGGCCGCGTCGTCTACACCGCCATGCTCAACCCGCGCGGCGGCATCGAGGCCGACCTCACCGTCACGCGCCTCTCAGAGGACAGCTACCTCATCGTCACCGGCGGCGCGACCGCCACCCGCGACTTCCACTGGATAAAGTCGCACATCCCACACGGCGCGCACACCTACCTGACGGATGTCACCTCCGCGTACGGCGTCCTGGGCGTCATGGGCCCCAACTCCCGCGCCCTCCTCCAGACCCTCACGGACGCCGACATGTCCAACGCCGCCTTCCCGTACATGACCTCGAAGGAGCTGCCCCTCGGCTACGCCACCGTCCGCGCCTCCCGCGTCACCTACGTGGGCGAGCTCGGCTGGGAGCTCTACGTTCCCACCGAGTTCCTCCCGACCGTCTACGAGGCGATCGTCACCAGCGGCGACGACTTCGCCCTCAAGCACGCCGGCTACCACGCGATGAACTCCCTCCGCATCGAGAAGGGCTACCGCGCCTGGGGGCTGGACATCACCGACCAGGAGACGCCCCTTGAGGCCGGCCTCGGCTTCGCCGTCGCGTGGGACAAGCCGGTAGAGTTCATCGGCAAGCGCGCCCTCCTCCACCAGCGCGAGCGCCCGCTGCGCAACCGCCTCGCCATGCTAGTCCTGGACTCCGCCGAGCCGGTGTTGTGGGGCGACGAGCCCATCTACCGCGACGGCGCCCTCGTAGGCCGCACCACCTCCGGCTGGTTCTGCCACACCGTCGGCCGCTCCGTAGCCATGGGCTACATCACCAACCACGACGGCGTAACATCGGAGTTCATCAAAACAGGCGCATACGAAATAGAGGCGGCGTCCGAGCGCCACAAGGCCAAGGCCAGCCTGCAAGCGCCATACGACCCGAAGGGCGAGAGGGTGAGGGGGTAGGGCCTTTAGGATTTCCTCCCTAGGTACTATTCTAGGTATATCCTTGAAAGGGCTGCAGTCGTTAGAGGAATAACCCAGACAAAGAACTTAAGGCTCTACTCCTAGTATCCAGACGCCTCCCTCCATTTCCCCACGCCTCTGGGATCAACAATAGATTTCTGAAGAAGCTCTATCTGCGGAGAAAAAGAGAGCCTGTTAAAGTCGATGTTTTCAACTTCAATATGATATTGGATCCACATGAGACGGTCGATGCCAATGTCCTCTTTCACCCACATCTCCGAGACCGCGCTGAAGTACGCTACCTCCGGAAGATCCTGGACGATGGAGATGTTTGCCTGGATGTAGGAGCCAACATTGGCTTCTATACCCTTATCATGGCAAAGGCCGTAGGCGCTAAGGGGAAGGTGCTGGCCATCGAAGCGGACCCCGTAGTACATCGAAGCCTCGAAACGAACCTATCCATAAATGGTATTAATAACGTCCGCGCTTTGAATCTGGGCGTCTCAGACAGGGAGGAGAGCCTCAACCTGACCGTTTCAATGCATGGCCACAGAGGCGGAAACTCCTTTCTAAAGGATGGGCAAAACAAGGTCGAGGTAAAGTGCAGGCCGCTGCTTGCCTTTGTGGAAGCTGAAGGAATCAAAAACATTAAGGCCTTGAAGATCGATATCGAGGGTTTTGAATTCAGGGTACTGAATAAATTCTTCAGCGAAGCCAACACAGGATTATGGCCTGAGGCGGTCATATTAGAGTACGTGCCTTCCAGGACAGCTAAAGCAGGTGGCGAAAGTCTCAGGTTGTTGCTGGAAAGTGGATATGTGGTTCACTCAAGGCATGGAATCAACTACATCCTAACGAGAAGACATTGAACGCGTATTAGTCTTTAATCACTTTTCCGGCTCCTTCTCCCTCTCCTCCCCAACCGCCGCCAGGAACTCCGCGTCGAACTCCGGCGCGGGCCAGTCCGCCGGGTACGCCTTGTTCATCGCCGCCAGGAACGCCGATCCGTCGTTGAGGGGGTGCTTGAGCCAGTAGTGGAGGAAGGTGTAGAGCTTGTCCACCACCTACTTGTTGAGCGCCGCCAACTCCCCCTCGGAGATACGCCCCTTCACCGGGTTCGTGACGCAGTTCACCGCCATCAGCGTGGCGATGCGCTTCATCCACTCCGGCTCAATGTCGTCCATCGCCTGCTTCACGGCCCTGCGCGACTCCCGCGAGATGGGCGTGCGGCCTGGTGTTGCGTCTCGTCGTCGCGACCTGTTGCGGTCCATTCATCGCCTCCGTGCGTACATAGGGCGGGCATAATACCAGGCTGCGAGGGGCGCCGGTTGCCTCAACTCACTCCTTGGGCAATAATACATCACCTGTTCGCGCGGAGGGACGCATGCACCGGAGCACGCTCGTAGGGCTGGTCGTGGAGGCGTGGAAAGACCTGGACAGGGCCGTCGCGGGGCTGAGCGCGGAGGACGCAGTAAAGCGTCACGCGGGCGGCAGCTCCTTCGCGTGGACGCTCGCGCACGTCACCCACCAGGTGGACGTCTGGGTCAACGTGCGCTTCGCCAAGCACCCGCCGCACCCGGTCGTCGCGCAGGACCGCTTCCGCTTCGGCGGCACCGGCGACGCCTCCGAGTGGGAGGCCATCCAGCAGGGCGTCAAAGAGGTGCGCGAGCGGGCTCTGGCGTACCTTGCGGACAAGTCGGACGAGGACCTTGAGGCGACGGTCCCGTACACCGGCTCGCACGTCCGCCTGCGGGAGCTCGGCGCGCTGAGCCTGCGGTACGCCCTCTACCGCGCCGTATCGCACCACTACTTCCACATCGGCGAGGTCGCGTCCAAGCGCGACGCCCTCGGCCACAAGGTCGGCGATTACCCCGGAACTCTTGAGGAGAGCATCTAGATGGCAGACAGAAAGATCAAAATCACCGCCGGGAGCGTGACGCTCACCGGCACGCTGAACGGCTCCGAGACCTCGAACATGCTGTGGGACGTCCTTCCCATCAAGGCGTCCGCGAGTGTCTGGGGCGACGAGATCTACTTCAAGACGGCGGTCAACACCCGCGAGGCGAAGGACTCCCAGGAGACCGTGGACATGGGCGCCATCGCCTACTGGCCCCCCGGCAATGCCCTCTGCTTCTTCTTCGGCCCCACCCCCATGAGCGCCGGCGACGAGATCCGCCCCGCCAGCGGGGTAAACGTCATGGGCAAGATAGACGGCGATGCGAAGGCGCTCAAGAAGGTGCGCGCAGGCGAGCCGGTAGTCGTGAAGAAGGGGTCCTGATGCGCTTCACGGACCACCTCCGCAACGCGGCCGCGCCCATATGGGCGGCGGAGCACCGCCACCCGTTCGTGACCGGCATCGGCGACGGAACGCTGCACGTCGAGAAGTTCAGGCACTACATGATGCAGGACTACGTATTCCTGATCGACTTCTCACGCGTCATCGCATTGGCCGTTGCGAAGGCCGAGGTTCTGGAGGACATGGCGTGGCTCGCCCGCCTCCTCCATGAGACCCTCAACACGGAGATGGCCCTCCACGTCGGTTTCTGCGCGGACTTCGGCATTACGGAGGCCGATCTCCGCGCCACGAAGCCTTTTCCGACCAACCTCGCTTACACGCGCCACATGCTGGCGTGCGCATACTCCGGCGACGCCGGCGAGACCGCCACGGCTATCCTCCCGTGCTCATGGGGCTACTCAGTCATCGGGCAGACTCTGGCCGCCCGCGGCCTGCCCAGGCACCCGCTGTACCGCCGCTGGATCGAGATGTATGCCTCGCCGGAGTTTGCCGCTCTCGCCGATTGGCTGCGGGAGTTCGTGGACAGGCGCGCGGACGCCGGCGGCGATCACTACCGCGCCCGACTGGAGGGCATCTTCCTCACCAGCAGCCGGTACGAGTACATGTTCTGGGATGCGGCTTACAGGCTGGAAGGATGGTCGGTCTGGGAGAATAGTGAATTGTGAATAGTGAATAGGGAATTGCGGAACGGGGACAAGGGAGAGCGGCGGGGAATTCCGCGTCCTATGCAGGCGCGACCTCTTGCTTTGTCCGCGCGGCGATGTTCGCCGAGTAGACACAACCGCTGTGGCCGTCGCTGATGCACTGCTCGCGGGTGACAGGGACTTTGAGGAGGGAGGCGATGAGGTTGCGGTCGAAGTCGCAGACCGCCTTATTTCGCATCGCCACAGCTCTGAACGGGCAGTTCAAAAGCGAAATCTTCAGACTGCCGTCAGGACCGATATCGGTCTCCGGGAAGAAATTGTCCTGGCTCAACTGGGCAGTGAGCGCCGTAAGTCGATCGCCCATGCCCTTGCCGTCAAGAATTTCCTCGTGCTTTCGCGCCGCGGCGTCACCCATCCGGGCAAAGACGAGCTCGAGCAGGTCTTCTCCATCCCTGGAACTGGTCTCGTCAGCGGTTAGGGCCGACAGTTCCTGTACGATCGCCCCAAGCATCCCATCATAGTCCTTTGGAAGCGACTCTTGGCCGCCCTCTGTAAGGTAAAATGCGTACTCGGGCCGTCCCGTCTTCTTTCTTACTTCCGTAAAGGCCACGAGGCGGTCGCGCTGGAGTATGTCGAG from SAR202 cluster bacterium harbors:
- the tenA gene encoding thiaminase II, whose translation is MRFTDHLRNAAAPIWAAEHRHPFVTGIGDGTLHVEKFRHYMMQDYVFLIDFSRVIALAVAKAEVLEDMAWLARLLHETLNTEMALHVGFCADFGITEADLRATKPFPTNLAYTRHMLACAYSGDAGETATAILPCSWGYSVIGQTLAARGLPRHPLYRRWIEMYASPEFAALADWLREFVDRRADAGGDHYRARLEGIFLTSSRYEYMFWDAAYRLEGWSVWENSEL
- a CDS encoding FkbM family methyltransferase, whose amino-acid sequence is MILDPHETVDANVLFHPHLRDRAEVRYLRKILDDGDVCLDVGANIGFYTLIMAKAVGAKGKVLAIEADPVVHRSLETNLSINGINNVRALNLGVSDREESLNLTVSMHGHRGGNSFLKDGQNKVEVKCRPLLAFVEAEGIKNIKALKIDIEGFEFRVLNKFFSEANTGLWPEAVILEYVPSRTAKAGGESLRLLLESGYVVHSRHGINYILTRRH
- a CDS encoding FAD-dependent oxidoreductase encodes the protein MPKDLPRHARVVVVGGGIAGCGVAYYLAKLGWRDVTVLERKTVSGGTTWHAAGLVTQFRASRSLIEIARISVDLYSRLEAETGLPTGFRRPGSITVARTPGRMDEIRKIASLGRSFGIEIEPITPKRAGEMWPLMRTDDLVGALHIPRDGQTNPALTALAMARGAELQGVKIIENVQVTGFRKRHGSVAGVVTGRGEIGCEYVVLAAGMWSRELGLLAGVNVPQMAAEHMYLVTNPLPSGVPYEIPSLRDPDEQIYFRRDMEEQGAILMGGFETDAKPWGVRTGIGSEQSAVGQANSRTATPSPSRWGIGTPLPEGEEQRQGGEGEQSRDIPGDYHFGLLEPDWDHFKVFWENAIFRVPAIEEAGINRFYVSAESFTPDNKYILGEAPELKNFYVATGLNSTGISAGAGVGSLVAQWIVDGHPPMDLTDVDIRRFHGFENSPKFLLDRTVESVGTMYGMHWPNKQMTTARGVRRSAIHQRLAARGACFGVGGAGWERPNWYAPHGVEPKYRYSYQRQNWFQYSAAEHRSAREDVALFDQSSFAKFLLQGTQAERLLQTLCANDVDVPPGRVVYTAMLNPRGGIEADLTVTRLSEDSYLIVTGGATATRDFHWIKSHIPHGAHTYLTDVTSAYGVLGVMGPNSRALLQTLTDADMSNAAFPYMTSKELPLGYATVRASRVTYVGELGWELYVPTEFLPTVYEAIVTSGDDFALKHAGYHAMNSLRIEKGYRAWGLDITDQETPLEAGLGFAVAWDKPVEFIGKRALLHQRERPLRNRLAMLVLDSAEPVLWGDEPIYRDGALVGRTTSGWFCHTVGRSVAMGYITNHDGVTSEFIKTGAYEIEAASERHKAKASLQAPYDPKGERVRG
- a CDS encoding ArsR family transcriptional regulator, encoding MEGSRLQILQILQRNRTDTVDGLARAIGLAPATVQRHLDILQRDRLVAFTEVRKKTGRPEYAFYLTEGGQESLPKDYDGMLGAIVQELSALTADETSSRDGEDLLELVFARMGDAAARKHEEILDGKGMGDRLTALTAQLSQDNFFPETDIGPDGSLKISLLNCPFRAVAMRNKAVCDFDRNLIASLLKVPVTREQCISDGHSGCVYSANIAARTKQEVAPA
- a CDS encoding DinB family protein, which encodes MHRSTLVGLVVEAWKDLDRAVAGLSAEDAVKRHAGGSSFAWTLAHVTHQVDVWVNVRFAKHPPHPVVAQDRFRFGGTGDASEWEAIQQGVKEVRERALAYLADKSDEDLEATVPYTGSHVRLRELGALSLRYALYRAVSHHYFHIGEVASKRDALGHKVGDYPGTLEESI